From Candidatus Kryptonium sp., the proteins below share one genomic window:
- a CDS encoding nitroreductase family protein has translation MDFFEVLRKRRSVRKFKDEPISEDKLKLIYEAINSAPSAGNLQAYEVFVVKDKDKLKQLADASLSQEFIAQAPIALVFCANPARSRWRYGSRGEKLYSLQDATIACAYAQLSATALGLGSVWIGAFDEDEVRKIISIGKNLIPIAILPIGYPDEVPEPTPRRKIGDLIHEV, from the coding sequence ATGGATTTTTTTGAAGTTTTGAGAAAAAGAAGATCGGTGAGAAAGTTCAAAGATGAGCCTATTTCTGAAGATAAACTCAAATTAATTTATGAAGCGATAAATTCTGCACCGTCCGCTGGAAATTTGCAGGCGTATGAAGTTTTTGTTGTAAAGGACAAAGACAAATTAAAACAACTTGCCGATGCTTCATTGTCTCAGGAATTTATTGCTCAAGCTCCTATTGCTTTGGTATTTTGTGCTAATCCAGCACGATCAAGATGGAGATACGGAAGTAGGGGCGAGAAACTTTACTCTTTACAAGATGCGACAATAGCCTGTGCTTATGCGCAACTTTCTGCAACAGCTTTAGGATTGGGAAGCGTTTGGATAGGAGCTTTTGACGAAGATGAGGTCAGAAAAATAATTTCCATCGGTAAAAATTTAATACCAATTGCGATCCTTCCAATCGGGTATCCTGATGAAGTTCCTGAACCAACACCAAGAAGAAAAATAGGTGATTTAATCCACGAGGTTTAA
- a CDS encoding ComF family protein, with the protein MLLSSLKFFLDSILDFIFIYECEICHQHLENKRAIICKDCLTKIEIVEPFDMMQIFASRFESYGYISKAFACFHFKEESAIQILIHELKYQNKSSIGLLLGEIVGNAIKDDPNFSTADALVPVPLHKIRLRERGYNQSELISKGISKVIKVNVEKDLLIRARNTETQTKLNLDQRKENVKDAFVVNDKHKNFVNGKKFVIVDDVITTGATINECAKALVSSGASKVFAVSVAVAS; encoded by the coding sequence ATGCTTTTAAGCAGTTTAAAGTTTTTTCTGGATTCAATCCTTGATTTCATTTTTATTTATGAATGTGAAATATGCCATCAACACCTTGAGAACAAACGAGCAATAATTTGTAAAGATTGCCTTACCAAGATTGAAATTGTTGAGCCCTTTGATATGATGCAAATTTTTGCTTCAAGATTTGAAAGTTATGGATATATATCTAAAGCCTTTGCTTGCTTTCATTTTAAAGAAGAAAGCGCAATTCAGATTTTAATTCACGAACTTAAGTATCAAAACAAAAGTTCAATTGGATTGCTGCTTGGTGAAATCGTTGGAAACGCAATTAAAGATGATCCTAATTTCAGCACTGCCGATGCACTAGTGCCCGTACCACTTCACAAGATTAGATTAAGAGAAAGGGGATATAATCAAAGTGAATTGATTTCAAAGGGTATAAGCAAGGTGATAAAAGTAAATGTTGAAAAAGATTTGCTAATTAGGGCAAGGAACACGGAGACGCAAACAAAATTAAATCTTGACCAGCGTAAGGAAAATGTTAAGGATGCTTTTGTAGTTAACGATAAACATAAAAATTTTGTCAATGGAAAGAAATTTGTTATAGTTGATGATGTCATAACAACGGGGGCGACTATAAATGAATGTGCAAAAGCTTTAGTTAGTTCTGGTGCTTCAAAAGTTTTTGCGGTTTCGGTAGCAGTTGCAAGTTAA
- a CDS encoding acyl-CoA dehydrogenase, whose amino-acid sequence MDFYLTETQRQVKQLAKEFAENEILPHIKKFDATGEFPTEIMKKLGEIGFLGITFPEKYGGAGLSYLDYVVIVEEISKVDPAIGLSVAAHNGLCTNHIFMFGSEEQKQKYLPDLCSGRKIGAWALTEPQAGSDAANLLTSAVRNENYYVLNGNKIFTTHGGVAEIIVVMAVTDKSKGKNGISAFIVEKNYNGIIVGKKEDKLGMRASETCSLSFDNCIVPIQNLIGNEGQGYRQAMEILAGGRIGIAALSVGLAQSALDLSLKYAKERKAFGKYIAEFQAIQWKLADMATQIEAARLLTYKAAYLKDAGRDYHLYASMAKYFASEVAVKCANEAIQIYGGYGYIKEYPVEKLYRDAKLLTIGEGTSEIQKIIIANKILRDAFPID is encoded by the coding sequence ATGGATTTTTACTTAACTGAGACCCAAAGGCAAGTTAAACAACTTGCCAAAGAATTTGCGGAAAATGAGATCCTACCGCATATAAAAAAATTTGACGCTACAGGGGAATTTCCAACTGAAATAATGAAAAAGCTCGGTGAAATTGGATTTCTCGGAATTACATTCCCAGAGAAATACGGAGGTGCAGGGCTATCCTATCTTGACTATGTTGTTATAGTTGAGGAAATAAGCAAAGTTGATCCAGCGATAGGATTAAGCGTTGCAGCACATAATGGGCTTTGCACTAATCACATTTTCATGTTCGGTAGCGAAGAACAAAAACAAAAATATCTTCCTGACCTTTGCAGTGGTAGAAAAATAGGTGCTTGGGCTTTGACAGAACCACAAGCTGGGAGTGATGCAGCGAACTTGCTAACGAGTGCTGTCCGCAACGAAAATTATTATGTTTTGAATGGGAATAAAATCTTTACGACGCATGGTGGAGTTGCTGAAATTATTGTCGTAATGGCTGTGACAGATAAAAGCAAAGGTAAAAATGGGATTTCGGCATTTATAGTTGAGAAAAACTATAACGGTATAATTGTCGGGAAAAAAGAAGATAAACTCGGCATGAGGGCAAGCGAAACTTGTTCGTTAAGTTTTGACAATTGCATTGTCCCAATTCAAAATCTAATTGGCAACGAAGGTCAAGGTTATAGACAGGCGATGGAGATCCTTGCTGGTGGCAGGATTGGCATAGCTGCGCTTTCGGTTGGACTCGCACAAAGTGCTCTTGATCTAAGCTTGAAATACGCCAAAGAGAGAAAAGCATTTGGTAAATATATCGCTGAATTTCAGGCGATTCAGTGGAAGCTTGCTGACATGGCTACTCAAATAGAGGCAGCAAGGTTGCTTACATATAAAGCTGCTTACCTTAAAGATGCCGGCAGGGACTATCATCTTTATGCATCAATGGCAAAGTATTTTGCAAGCGAAGTCGCAGTTAAGTGTGCAAATGAAGCAATTCAAATATACGGTGGCTATGGATACATAAAAGAATATCCAGTTGAAAAACTTTACAGAGACGCAAAACTTTTAACCATAGGTGAAGGAACGAGCGAAATTCAAAAAATTATAATTGCAAATAAAATTTTAAGAGACGCTTTCCCGATAGATTAA